The Sphingomonas sp. genome contains a region encoding:
- a CDS encoding endo-1,4-beta-xylanase, whose protein sequence is MANGFPIDRRALLAGAAATAALPLAARATSQLPGLNTIAGQKAMRIGSAFGWSPPGADAGSFANPRYAALLQRDCGLLVPENQLKWQATRPAPDKFDFTHFDAMLDWAEAHRMAMRGHTLLWHKSQYFPRWLNDYNFGATPRREAERLLATHIDTVCHRYAGRIHSYDVVNETVDEKTGGLRETSLSRAFGGTVPMLDHAFHTARAAAPHAQLVYNDYMSWEPGNEAHRDGVLRLLEGFRKRGVPVDALGVQSHIEPISGAPAGVLAARQEKPWRAFLDAVTGMGYALLITEFDVADQHLPTDITARDRQVADYAGVYLDILFGYPQLRDMLFWGMCDKYSWLNGFKPRKDGSAPRVAPYDREFQPTPLHAMVATKLMKTATRR, encoded by the coding sequence ATGGCCAACGGATTTCCCATCGACCGCCGCGCGCTGCTCGCCGGCGCCGCCGCCACCGCCGCGCTACCGCTAGCCGCCCGCGCGACCTCGCAGCTGCCAGGGCTGAACACGATCGCCGGGCAGAAGGCCATGCGGATCGGCTCCGCCTTCGGCTGGAGCCCGCCGGGCGCCGATGCCGGCTCCTTCGCCAACCCGCGCTATGCCGCATTGCTCCAGCGCGATTGCGGGCTGCTTGTGCCGGAGAACCAGCTGAAGTGGCAGGCAACCCGCCCTGCTCCGGACAAGTTCGACTTCACCCATTTCGACGCGATGCTCGATTGGGCCGAGGCGCACCGCATGGCGATGCGCGGCCACACTTTGCTCTGGCACAAGAGCCAATATTTCCCGCGCTGGCTGAACGACTACAACTTCGGCGCCACGCCGCGGCGCGAGGCCGAGCGGCTGCTCGCCACCCATATCGACACGGTCTGCCACCGCTATGCCGGCCGCATCCACAGCTATGACGTGGTCAACGAGACGGTGGACGAGAAGACGGGTGGCTTGCGCGAGACCAGCCTGTCGCGCGCGTTTGGCGGCACCGTGCCGATGCTCGACCACGCCTTCCACACCGCCCGTGCCGCCGCGCCGCACGCCCAGCTGGTGTATAACGACTATATGAGCTGGGAGCCCGGCAACGAGGCACACCGCGACGGTGTGCTCCGCCTGCTCGAGGGCTTCCGCAAGCGCGGTGTGCCGGTGGATGCGCTGGGCGTGCAGTCGCATATCGAGCCGATCAGCGGTGCCCCGGCGGGCGTGCTCGCCGCGCGGCAGGAAAAGCCGTGGCGTGCCTTCCTCGATGCCGTCACCGGCATGGGCTATGCGCTGCTGATCACCGAGTTCGACGTCGCCGACCAGCATCTGCCCACCGACATCACCGCGCGCGACCGGCAGGTGGCCGACTATGCCGGAGTCTATCTCGACATATTGTTCGGCTATCCGCAGCTGCGCGACATGCTGTTCTGGGGGATGTGCGACAAATATAGCTGGCTGAACGGCTTCAAGCCGCGCAAGGACGGCAGCGCGCCGCGGGTGGCACCGTATGACCGCGAATTCCAGCCCACACCGCTCCACGCTATGGTTGCGACGAAATTGATGAAAACCGCCACGCGGCGCTGA
- a CDS encoding alpha-glucuronidase family glycosyl hydrolase — protein sequence MQAAYRAILWILAAFAFANQAHAETGYDLWLHYQPLDAGTVQRVAPKLRYVVADGSRPTVRAALDELDRGLAGLIGSAPAHASAVQGEGGVVLATAGSPLLAGMKLPLAALGREGFLLRTATIGGAKVTLIAANSDTGLLYGSFRLLKLLQLRASLDALDVQDAPKLQLRVLDHWDNLDRYVERGYAGQSLWDWQKLPGYKDPRYTDYARANASIGINAVVPNNVNANADILTAPYLQKVNALAGVFRPYGIRIYLTARFSAPIEIGGLKTADPLDPAVRAWWKAKADEIYAVIPDFGGFLVKANSEGQPGPSDYKRSHADGANMLADALAPHGGVVMWRAFVYSEHNDADRHKQANDEFVPLDGKFRDNVLLQVKNGAIDFQPREPFHPLFGAMPKTPLMLEVQITKEYLGFATHLAYLGTMWEEVLESDTFRPRAGSTVAKLLETPVAPKALTGMAGVANIGTDMNWSGSLFDQANWYAYGRLAWDPDAKAADIARDWARLTWSPDPAVVDPIVAMMLESREAVVNYMTPLGLGHVMATGHHYGPGPWVSDLARPEWNPAYYHRADANGIGFDRTPTGTNALGQYAPQVAKRWGDLKTVPDSLLLWFHHVPWDYRMRSGETLWDSLIAHYDTGIATVEDMQHRWAGLEGKVDARRWSEVRDFLAIQREEAQWWRDASIAYWQSLSKRPLPAGHLAPPHPLGYYEAIRTPHAPGNGK from the coding sequence ATGCAGGCGGCATATCGGGCGATTTTGTGGATTCTTGCGGCGTTTGCCTTTGCGAATCAGGCGCATGCCGAAACCGGGTATGATCTGTGGCTGCACTACCAGCCGCTCGATGCGGGTACCGTGCAGCGGGTGGCGCCCAAGCTCCGCTATGTGGTGGCGGACGGCAGCCGCCCGACGGTGCGCGCCGCGCTCGACGAGCTGGACCGCGGGCTTGCCGGGCTGATCGGATCGGCGCCGGCGCATGCCAGCGCGGTGCAGGGCGAGGGCGGCGTGGTGCTCGCCACCGCCGGCTCGCCGCTGCTCGCAGGGATGAAGCTGCCGCTCGCCGCGCTCGGCCGAGAGGGCTTCCTGCTCCGCACCGCCACGATCGGCGGCGCCAAGGTGACGCTGATCGCCGCGAACAGCGACACCGGGCTGCTCTATGGCAGCTTCCGCCTGCTCAAGCTGCTTCAGCTGCGCGCATCCCTCGACGCGCTCGACGTGCAGGATGCCCCCAAGCTGCAGCTGCGCGTGCTCGATCATTGGGACAATCTCGATCGCTATGTCGAGCGCGGCTATGCCGGCCAGTCGCTGTGGGACTGGCAGAAGCTGCCGGGCTACAAGGACCCGCGCTACACCGATTATGCCCGCGCCAATGCCTCGATCGGCATCAACGCGGTGGTGCCGAACAACGTCAACGCCAATGCCGACATCCTCACCGCGCCCTATCTCCAGAAGGTGAATGCGCTGGCCGGGGTGTTCCGCCCCTATGGCATCCGCATCTACCTGACCGCGCGCTTCTCCGCCCCGATCGAGATCGGCGGGCTCAAGACCGCCGACCCGCTCGACCCGGCGGTGCGCGCCTGGTGGAAGGCCAAGGCGGACGAGATCTACGCCGTCATCCCCGATTTCGGCGGCTTCCTGGTCAAGGCCAATTCGGAGGGCCAGCCCGGCCCTTCCGACTACAAGCGCAGCCATGCCGACGGCGCCAACATGCTCGCCGATGCGCTCGCGCCCCATGGCGGCGTGGTGATGTGGCGGGCGTTCGTCTATTCCGAGCATAACGACGCCGATCGCCACAAGCAGGCGAACGACGAGTTCGTGCCGCTCGACGGCAAGTTCCGCGACAACGTGCTGCTCCAGGTGAAGAACGGCGCGATCGACTTCCAGCCGCGCGAGCCCTTCCACCCGCTGTTCGGCGCGATGCCCAAGACGCCGCTGATGCTCGAGGTGCAGATCACCAAGGAGTATCTCGGCTTCGCCACGCACCTCGCCTATCTCGGCACGATGTGGGAGGAGGTGCTGGAGAGCGACACCTTCCGGCCGCGTGCCGGCAGCACCGTCGCCAAGCTGCTGGAGACGCCGGTCGCCCCCAAGGCGCTCACCGGCATGGCGGGCGTCGCCAATATCGGCACCGATATGAACTGGAGCGGTTCGCTGTTCGATCAGGCCAACTGGTACGCCTATGGCCGGCTCGCCTGGGATCCCGACGCCAAGGCCGCGGACATCGCCCGCGACTGGGCGCGGCTGACCTGGAGCCCCGATCCGGCGGTGGTCGATCCCATCGTCGCGATGATGCTGGAATCGCGCGAGGCGGTGGTGAACTACATGACGCCGCTCGGCCTCGGCCATGTGATGGCGACGGGTCACCATTACGGCCCGGGGCCCTGGGTGTCGGACCTTGCCCGCCCCGAATGGAACCCGGCCTATTATCATCGCGCCGACGCAAACGGCATCGGCTTCGACCGCACCCCCACCGGCACCAACGCGCTGGGCCAATATGCGCCGCAGGTGGCGAAGCGCTGGGGCGACCTGAAGACGGTGCCGGACAGCCTGCTGCTCTGGTTCCACCATGTCCCCTGGGACTATCGGATGCGCTCGGGCGAAACGCTGTGGGACAGCCTGATCGCGCATTACGACACCGGCATCGCCACGGTGGAGGACATGCAGCACCGCTGGGCCGGGCTGGAAGGCAAGGTCGATGCCCGCCGTTGGTCCGAGGTGCGCGACTTCCTCGCCATCCAGCGCGAGGAGGCGCAGTGGTGGCGCGATGCGTCGATCGCCTATTGGCAGTCGCTATCGAAGCGCCCGCTGCCGGCCGGCCATCTGGCCCCGCCGCATCCGCTCGGCTATTACGAAGCGATCCGGACGCCGCACGCGCCCGGCAACGGCAAATAA
- a CDS encoding glycoside hydrolase family 9 protein codes for MRKRNGWLLAGIVLASPVAAQQRPAIDVNQIGFEPADVKLAVVRGAGTTALSWLLLDADGRQVGQGQTLVYGPDASSGAAVQRIDFSGFRHAGKGYRLSVAGVTSDPFAIAPRLYASLARDVANFFYQQRAGTPIDAKYAGAAWARPAGHVREFAGCFAGADERGTNWPGCSYTLDVTGGWYDAGDHGKYVVNGGIALWTLLNAYERRPKAFPDGSLRIPESGNGVSDLLDEARWEMEFLLRMQIPDGVRTRVPSGPLGAPKPGRPAWERSFPPFAEIDAGGMAHQKVADRNWTTLPTPPQDDREERLLYPPTTGATLNLAATAAQCARLWRGVDDAFAARCLAAARRAWAAAQRNPQVYATSSFTGSGGYGDNALRDEFYWAAAELYATTGEEAFRKAVTGSPHFGEAVRAPGWSFTAPLGTITLATAKTGLRDAEVQKLRATLIAAADGMLAQRRQNGYAIPYKAQGYPWGSNGDLMNQAMLLGVAGDLTGDAKYRAGIVSALDYLLGRNPMGTSYVSGYGTRSLQHPHHRFWAHSLDAKLPGPPPGVLSGGPNDTAMADTVAMHLKGKCVAQTCWADDIHAYALNEVAINWNAPLLWVAAWMDD; via the coding sequence ATGCGCAAGCGGAACGGGTGGCTGCTCGCCGGCATCGTGCTGGCGAGCCCGGTGGCCGCGCAGCAGCGGCCAGCGATCGACGTCAACCAGATCGGGTTCGAGCCCGCCGACGTGAAGCTGGCCGTCGTGCGGGGCGCAGGGACGACAGCGCTGTCTTGGCTGCTGCTGGATGCCGACGGCAGGCAGGTCGGCCAGGGCCAGACGTTGGTCTATGGCCCCGATGCGAGCTCCGGCGCAGCGGTGCAGCGGATCGACTTTTCGGGCTTTCGCCACGCGGGGAAGGGCTATCGGCTGTCGGTCGCGGGGGTGACCAGCGATCCGTTCGCCATTGCGCCGAGGCTCTACGCATCGCTCGCACGCGACGTCGCCAACTTCTTCTACCAGCAGCGCGCCGGCACTCCGATCGACGCGAAATATGCGGGCGCGGCCTGGGCGCGCCCTGCGGGGCACGTACGGGAGTTCGCCGGCTGCTTCGCCGGCGCGGACGAGCGCGGCACGAACTGGCCGGGTTGCAGCTACACGCTCGACGTGACCGGCGGCTGGTATGATGCCGGCGATCACGGCAAGTACGTCGTCAATGGCGGCATCGCGCTGTGGACGCTGCTCAACGCTTATGAGCGCCGCCCCAAGGCCTTCCCCGACGGATCGCTGCGCATCCCCGAAAGCGGCAACGGCGTGAGCGACCTGCTCGACGAAGCGCGCTGGGAGATGGAATTCCTGCTCCGGATGCAGATCCCGGACGGTGTCCGCACCCGCGTACCCTCGGGCCCGCTCGGCGCGCCCAAACCCGGCCGTCCCGCCTGGGAGCGGAGCTTCCCGCCCTTCGCCGAGATCGATGCCGGGGGCATGGCACACCAGAAAGTCGCCGATCGCAACTGGACGACGCTGCCTACCCCGCCGCAGGACGACCGGGAGGAGCGGCTGCTCTACCCGCCGACCACCGGCGCGACGCTCAACCTGGCGGCAACCGCAGCGCAGTGCGCGCGGCTTTGGCGCGGGGTGGACGATGCCTTCGCCGCCCGCTGCCTAGCCGCCGCGCGGCGCGCCTGGGCCGCAGCGCAGCGCAACCCGCAGGTCTATGCCACCAGCAGCTTTACCGGCAGCGGCGGCTATGGCGACAACGCCTTGCGCGACGAATTCTACTGGGCCGCCGCCGAACTCTACGCGACCACCGGCGAGGAAGCGTTCCGCAAGGCGGTGACCGGCTCGCCGCATTTCGGCGAAGCGGTTCGCGCGCCCGGCTGGAGCTTCACCGCCCCACTCGGCACAATCACGCTGGCGACGGCGAAGACGGGCCTGCGCGATGCCGAGGTCCAGAAGCTGCGCGCGACGCTGATCGCGGCGGCGGACGGCATGCTCGCGCAGCGTCGCCAGAACGGCTATGCGATCCCCTACAAGGCGCAGGGCTATCCCTGGGGATCGAACGGCGACCTGATGAACCAGGCGATGCTGCTGGGCGTGGCGGGTGACCTGACCGGCGACGCAAAGTACCGCGCGGGCATCGTCTCGGCGCTCGACTATCTGCTCGGGCGCAACCCGATGGGGACGTCCTATGTCAGCGGCTACGGCACGCGGTCGCTGCAGCACCCGCACCACCGTTTCTGGGCGCACTCACTGGACGCCAAGCTGCCGGGGCCGCCGCCGGGCGTGCTCTCGGGCGGGCCCAACGACACGGCGATGGCGGACACGGTGGCGATGCACCTGAAGGGCAAGTGCGTCGCCCAGACCTGCTGGGCCGACGACATCCACGCCTATGCGCTCAACGAAGTGGCGATCAACTGGAACGCGCCGCTGTTATGGGTGGCAGCGTGGATGGATGATTGA